A section of the Lineus longissimus chromosome 1, tnLinLong1.2, whole genome shotgun sequence genome encodes:
- the LOC135492814 gene encoding NADH dehydrogenase [ubiquinone] 1 beta subcomplex subunit 10-like — MSDDDKFFKRDSSFVRFFNYPITAFREKFVEPMQKRNPYPYYHRKFRRVPTVDQCAVDDPICLFEAQEQYKRDKRVDQNIVKILRLRRNECMHWEGSDFKVHCKKEMDDYDEGSTNYFIKYGDIGVSSNVSDAYMKQKHRMVWERRHGPVGSGMKPQE, encoded by the exons ATGTCTGATGATGATAAGTTTTTCAAGCGAGATTCGTCGTTTGTTCGATTCTTCAACTACCCGATTACTGCTTTTCGAG aaaaatttgTAGAGCCCATGCAGAAAAGGAATCCATACCCTTACTACCACAGGAAATTCCGACGAGTTCCGACAGTTGACCAGTGTGCTGTAGatgatcccatatgtctttTTGAAGCTCAAGAGCAGTACAAAAGAGATAA GAGAGTTGACCAAAACATTGTAAAGATCCTACGTCTTCGAAGAAATGAGTGCATGCATTGGGAAGGTTCAGATTTTAAAGTTCATTGCAAAAAAGAGATGGACGACTATGATGAAGGCTCCACTAAttattttataaaat ATGGTGACATAGGGGTCTCTAGTAATGTCAGCGATGCGTATATGAAACAGAAACATCGTATGGTTTGGGAACGACGCCATGGCCCTGTCGGAAGTGGAATGAAACCCCAGGAATAA